Proteins encoded within one genomic window of Sphingomonas sp. NBWT7:
- the ribB gene encoding 3,4-dihydroxy-2-butanone-4-phosphate synthase produces the protein MQKPAELARLRHAFLSTPEEIIDEAKNGRMFILVDDEDRENEGDLVIPAQMATPEKINFMARHGRGLICLAMTKSRVDALGLDLMSRHNGTRHETAFTVSIEARDGVTTGISAADRARTIAVAIDASKSRDEIVTPGHVFPLVARDGGVLVRAGHTEAAVDVSRLAGLNPSGVICEIMNEDGTMSRMDDLVSFAQLHNLKIGTIRDLIAYRRRNDHLVEKKAEMAFESKWGGQWKAMTFHNKATGDETIALVKGKIDPAEPTLVRMHTASFFVDMFGETSERSGLLSHSMELIAEEGAGVIVVINRPMKGVITRFMQLRAEGKSAGAPEVEELRDYGVGAQILADLGVEEMILLTNTHHTLVGLEGYGLSIVGERPIPGTGGE, from the coding sequence GTGCAAAAGCCCGCTGAGCTCGCGCGCCTGCGCCACGCCTTCCTCTCGACGCCCGAGGAAATCATCGACGAGGCGAAGAACGGCCGGATGTTCATCCTGGTCGACGACGAAGATCGCGAGAACGAGGGCGATCTGGTGATCCCGGCGCAGATGGCGACGCCCGAGAAGATCAACTTCATGGCGCGGCACGGTCGCGGCCTGATCTGCCTGGCGATGACCAAGTCGCGTGTCGACGCGCTCGGGCTCGATCTGATGAGCCGCCACAACGGCACGCGGCACGAGACCGCCTTCACCGTCTCGATCGAGGCGCGCGACGGGGTGACGACGGGTATCTCCGCCGCCGATCGTGCGCGGACGATCGCGGTTGCCATCGACGCGTCGAAGAGCCGCGACGAGATCGTGACGCCGGGCCACGTCTTCCCGCTGGTCGCGCGCGACGGCGGCGTGCTGGTGCGTGCCGGGCATACCGAGGCCGCGGTCGACGTGTCGCGGCTTGCCGGGCTCAATCCGTCGGGCGTGATCTGCGAGATCATGAACGAGGACGGGACGATGTCGCGGATGGACGACCTCGTCTCGTTCGCGCAGCTTCACAACCTCAAGATTGGCACGATCCGCGACCTCATCGCCTATCGCCGGCGCAACGACCACCTCGTCGAGAAGAAGGCCGAGATGGCGTTCGAATCGAAGTGGGGCGGGCAGTGGAAGGCGATGACGTTCCACAACAAGGCGACCGGCGACGAGACGATCGCGCTGGTCAAGGGCAAGATCGATCCCGCCGAGCCGACGCTGGTGCGGATGCACACCGCGAGCTTCTTCGTCGACATGTTCGGCGAGACGTCCGAGCGGTCGGGGCTGCTGTCGCATTCGATGGAGCTGATCGCCGAGGAAGGCGCGGGCGTGATCGTCGTCATCAATCGGCCGATGAAGGGCGTCATCACCCGCTTCATGCAGCTGCGCGCCGAGGGCAAGAGCGCCGGCGCCCCCGAAGTCGAGGAGCTGCGCGACTATGGCGTGGGCGCGCAGATCCTGGCGGACCTGGGCGTCGAGGAGATGATCCTGCTCACCAACACCCACCACACGCTGGTCGGGCTCGAGGGCTATGGCCTGTCGATCGTCGGCGAGCGGCCGATCCCGGGCACCGGCGGGGAGTGA
- a CDS encoding riboflavin synthase gives MFTGIITDVGEIARVETRGDTRVVVRTAYETAEIDLGASVACSGVCLTVVDKGPNWLAFDVSGETISRSAQGQWSEGRPLNLERAMKLGDELGGHIVTGHVDGVAEVIDVTADGDSKRVRFRVPSDLAPFLAPKGSVTVDGVSLTVNAVDDAPDGSSTFAINIIPHTQAVTTLSALAPGVAVNIEIDVLARYLQRMEHYRAKAR, from the coding sequence ATGTTTACCGGGATCATAACCGACGTCGGGGAGATTGCGCGCGTCGAGACGCGCGGTGACACCCGCGTCGTCGTCCGCACCGCCTATGAAACCGCCGAGATCGATCTTGGCGCGTCGGTCGCCTGCTCTGGTGTCTGCCTGACCGTTGTCGACAAGGGGCCGAACTGGCTTGCGTTCGACGTCTCGGGCGAGACGATCAGCCGCAGCGCGCAGGGCCAGTGGAGCGAGGGACGCCCCCTCAACCTCGAACGCGCGATGAAGCTCGGCGACGAGCTCGGCGGGCATATCGTGACGGGGCACGTCGACGGCGTCGCCGAAGTGATCGACGTCACCGCCGACGGCGATTCGAAGCGCGTCCGCTTCCGCGTGCCGAGCGATCTTGCGCCGTTCCTCGCGCCCAAGGGATCGGTGACGGTCGACGGCGTGTCGCTGACGGTCAACGCGGTGGACGATGCGCCTGACGGATCGAGCACCTTCGCGATCAACATCATCCCGCATACCCAGGCCGTCACCACGTTGTCCGCGCTCGCGCCCGGCGTCGCGGTCAACATCGAGATCGACGTCCTCGCCCGCTACCTCCAACGGATGGAACATTATCGTGCAAAAGCCCGCTGA
- the ribD gene encoding bifunctional diaminohydroxyphosphoribosylaminopyrimidine deaminase/5-amino-6-(5-phosphoribosylamino)uracil reductase RibD: MGAALALAARGRGRTSPNPSVGCVIVGDGRIVGRGWTQPGGRPHAEAMALAQAGNGARGATAYVTLEPCAHQSARGPACADLLVTAGVGRVVVGSGDPDPRTDGKGLARLATAGIATTSGVRAAEAQAAMAGFLTRLAHGRPQVTLKLATSLDGCIARADGESRWITGAEARAHAHLERSRHEAILVGRETWEIDRPTLDVRLPGLESRAPQRVVLSSRSDRLPDADGVTVIAAPGAIAGLPGDHLFVEGGAGAASAFLTADLVDRLLLYRAPILIGGGRPALGDIGLGALGDAHGRWDLTDARQLGSDRLEVYERVRCLPGS; the protein is encoded by the coding sequence ATGGGGGCGGCGCTGGCGCTTGCCGCGCGCGGGCGCGGACGGACCAGCCCGAACCCAAGTGTTGGCTGCGTGATCGTTGGTGATGGTCGGATCGTCGGGCGCGGCTGGACGCAGCCGGGCGGGCGTCCGCATGCCGAGGCGATGGCGCTGGCGCAGGCGGGCAACGGCGCGCGCGGGGCGACTGCCTATGTCACGCTGGAGCCGTGCGCGCACCAGTCGGCGCGTGGGCCGGCCTGCGCCGACCTGCTGGTAACGGCCGGGGTGGGGCGCGTCGTGGTCGGCAGCGGCGACCCCGATCCACGGACCGACGGCAAGGGGCTGGCGCGGCTTGCCACGGCGGGGATCGCGACGACCAGCGGCGTGCGGGCGGCAGAAGCGCAGGCGGCGATGGCAGGGTTCCTGACACGCCTTGCGCATGGCAGGCCGCAGGTAACGCTCAAGCTTGCCACCTCGCTCGACGGATGCATTGCGCGTGCCGACGGGGAGAGTCGCTGGATCACCGGCGCCGAAGCGCGCGCGCACGCGCATCTCGAGCGCAGCCGGCACGAGGCGATCCTGGTCGGCCGCGAAACGTGGGAGATCGACCGCCCCACGCTCGACGTCCGCCTGCCGGGGCTGGAGTCGCGCGCGCCGCAGCGCGTCGTCCTGTCGAGCCGATCGGATCGCCTGCCTGACGCGGACGGCGTAACCGTCATCGCCGCGCCCGGCGCGATCGCCGGACTGCCGGGCGACCATCTTTTCGTTGAGGGGGGTGCGGGGGCGGCGTCCGCGTTCCTCACCGCGGACCTTGTCGACCGGCTGCTGCTGTACCGCGCGCCGATTCTGATCGGCGGCGGGCGGCCGGCGCTCGGCGATATCGGGCTGGGCGCGCTCGGCGACGCGCACGGCCGCTGGGATTTGACCGATGCGCGCCAGCTTGGCAGCGACCGGCTCGAGGTCTACGAGCGGGTGCGATGTTTACCGGGATCATAA
- a CDS encoding energy transducer TonB gives MYADRHAPPEGIKPGSLIVAIGINAGLIGALLFVTPVFEVKERDRGLTIENVPIDPPPEPIPPEAKPVANTRSAALPERVDVTIPILPPTHGDFVLPPPLPPLPPLPPLPPGEAVRIDPPAAPVTVGAQLDPPYARDLQPAYPPGERRAEHEGRVTVRVTIGVDGRVTAAACSSAASDAFCRATRAQALAKWRFQPATRDGVAVEATKEMTVRFELQ, from the coding sequence ATGTACGCGGACCGTCACGCCCCGCCGGAGGGGATCAAGCCCGGCAGCCTGATCGTCGCCATCGGTATCAACGCAGGGCTGATCGGTGCCCTGCTTTTCGTGACGCCGGTGTTCGAGGTGAAGGAGCGCGATCGCGGACTGACGATCGAGAACGTGCCGATCGACCCGCCGCCCGAACCGATCCCGCCCGAAGCCAAACCCGTCGCGAATACGCGGTCCGCGGCATTGCCCGAGCGGGTCGACGTAACGATCCCGATACTGCCGCCGACGCACGGCGACTTCGTGCTGCCCCCACCGTTGCCACCACTGCCGCCCTTACCGCCGTTGCCGCCGGGCGAGGCCGTGCGGATAGATCCGCCTGCCGCGCCGGTGACGGTCGGGGCGCAGCTCGACCCGCCGTACGCGCGTGATCTCCAGCCCGCCTATCCACCGGGCGAGCGTCGCGCCGAGCACGAGGGGCGGGTGACGGTGCGCGTCACGATCGGTGTCGACGGGCGGGTCACCGCGGCGGCGTGCAGCAGCGCGGCGAGCGACGCCTTCTGCCGCGCGACGCGCGCGCAGGCGCTGGCGAAATGGCGCTTCCAGCCAGCGACGCGTGACGGCGTGGCGGTGGAGGCGACCAAGGAGATGACGGTGCGCTTCGAACTGCAATAG
- the gltX gene encoding glutamate--tRNA ligase produces MTIVTRFAPSPTGRLHVGNIRTALFNWMWARANGGRFLLRIDDTDAARSEERFVAAIREDLAWLGLTPDCEVRQSDRFALYQARFDTLVAAGRIYPAYETSQELDLKRKVQLGRGLPPIYDRAALALSEADRARLEADGVRPHWRFRLDHDAPVEWDDLVRGPQRFDPATMSDPVIRRADGSWLYMLPSAIDDVDLGITHVVRGEDHVANTALQIQMFAALGGTPPAFAHAALLTGAEGKLSKRLGSLGVDELRAGGIEPQAIRALLARLGTSDPVEPVVEMAPLLAGFDFARFGRAPARFDEGELAQVNARIIHQLPYAAVADRLPAGMDARAWEAVRPNLSTLAEAADWWQVIEGPIDAAAVAGDDARYLAAAAEAAAEIDWSDDPWHALTARLKEATGRKGKVLFLPLRRALTGRDHGPDMAALLPLIDRDRALARLRQG; encoded by the coding sequence ATGACGATCGTTACCCGCTTCGCCCCGTCGCCGACCGGCCGGCTCCACGTCGGCAACATCCGCACTGCGCTGTTCAACTGGATGTGGGCGCGCGCGAACGGCGGGCGCTTCCTGCTGCGCATCGACGATACCGACGCGGCGCGCAGTGAGGAACGGTTCGTCGCGGCGATCCGCGAGGATCTCGCGTGGCTCGGCCTTACGCCCGATTGCGAGGTGCGCCAGTCGGACCGGTTCGCGCTGTACCAGGCGCGGTTCGACACTTTGGTGGCGGCGGGTCGGATCTATCCCGCCTACGAGACCAGCCAGGAGCTCGATCTCAAGCGCAAGGTGCAGCTGGGCCGCGGGCTGCCGCCGATCTACGACCGCGCGGCGCTAGCGCTGAGCGAGGCCGATCGCGCGCGGCTGGAGGCTGATGGCGTGCGGCCGCACTGGCGCTTCCGCCTCGATCACGACGCGCCGGTCGAGTGGGACGATCTGGTACGCGGGCCCCAGCGGTTCGATCCGGCGACGATGAGCGATCCGGTGATCCGCCGCGCCGACGGATCGTGGCTCTACATGCTGCCGTCGGCGATCGACGATGTCGACTTGGGAATTACGCATGTCGTGCGCGGCGAGGATCACGTCGCCAACACCGCGCTGCAGATCCAGATGTTCGCCGCGCTCGGCGGCACGCCGCCGGCGTTCGCGCACGCCGCGCTGCTTACGGGCGCGGAGGGCAAGCTTTCCAAGCGGCTCGGCAGCCTAGGGGTGGACGAGCTGCGCGCGGGCGGGATCGAGCCGCAGGCGATTCGCGCGCTGCTGGCACGGCTCGGCACCAGCGACCCGGTCGAGCCGGTGGTGGAGATGGCGCCGCTGCTCGCCGGGTTCGATTTCGCCCGCTTCGGCCGCGCGCCGGCGCGGTTCGACGAGGGCGAGCTCGCGCAGGTGAACGCGCGGATCATTCACCAACTGCCTTATGCCGCCGTCGCCGATCGGCTGCCGGCCGGGATGGACGCACGCGCCTGGGAGGCGGTGCGGCCGAACCTGTCGACCCTCGCCGAGGCGGCGGACTGGTGGCAGGTGATCGAAGGGCCGATCGACGCGGCGGCAGTGGCTGGCGACGACGCCCGGTATCTGGCTGCGGCAGCTGAGGCGGCGGCGGAGATCGACTGGTCGGACGACCCGTGGCACGCGCTGACAGCGCGGCTCAAAGAAGCGACTGGGCGCAAGGGCAAGGTGCTGTTCCTGCCGCTGCGCCGTGCGCTGACGGGTCGCGACCATGGGCCCGACATGGCGGCGTTGCTGCCGCTGATTGACCGTGATCGGGCGCTCGCCCGGCTCCGGCAAGGCTGA
- a CDS encoding ribose-phosphate pyrophosphokinase yields MKLMTGNSNLPLARDIAAYLELPLTEALVRRFADEEIFVEIMENVRGEDVFLIQSTSFPVNDNLMELLICIDALKRASAKRITAVLPYFGYARQDRKPGPRTPISAKLVANLITTAGADRVLSVDLHAGQIQGFFDIPTDNLFGAPVMSADINARFGSKNLMVVSPDVGGVVRARALAKRLNNAPLAIVDKRRERAGESEVMNIIGDVEGRFCILIDDIVDSAGTLCNAAAALKEAGAEDVVAYVTHGVLSGGAVARVEGSVLRELVITDSIGNAEAIEGAKRIRHLTIAPLLAEAIKRIADETSVSSLFD; encoded by the coding sequence ATGAAACTGATGACGGGCAATTCGAACCTGCCGCTGGCACGGGACATCGCCGCCTATCTCGAGCTGCCGTTGACGGAGGCGCTGGTGCGCCGCTTCGCCGACGAGGAGATCTTTGTCGAGATCATGGAGAACGTCCGCGGCGAGGACGTCTTCCTGATTCAGTCGACCAGCTTCCCGGTCAACGACAACCTCATGGAGTTGCTGATCTGCATCGACGCGCTGAAACGCGCCTCGGCCAAGCGGATCACCGCGGTGCTGCCCTATTTCGGCTATGCCCGGCAGGACCGCAAACCCGGCCCGCGCACGCCGATCTCGGCCAAGCTCGTCGCCAACCTCATCACCACCGCGGGCGCCGATCGCGTGCTGTCGGTCGATCTCCATGCCGGGCAGATCCAGGGCTTCTTCGACATCCCGACCGACAATCTGTTCGGCGCGCCGGTGATGTCGGCGGATATCAACGCGCGCTTCGGCTCGAAGAACCTGATGGTCGTCTCGCCCGACGTCGGCGGCGTGGTGCGCGCGCGCGCGCTCGCCAAGCGGCTCAACAACGCGCCGCTCGCGATCGTCGACAAGCGGCGCGAGCGCGCCGGCGAATCGGAAGTGATGAACATCATCGGCGACGTCGAGGGGCGCTTCTGCATCCTGATCGACGATATCGTCGATTCGGCCGGCACCCTCTGCAATGCCGCCGCCGCGTTGAAGGAAGCCGGCGCGGAGGACGTCGTCGCCTATGTCACCCACGGCGTGCTGTCTGGGGGCGCGGTCGCGCGCGTCGAGGGATCGGTGCTGCGCGAACTCGTCATCACCGATTCGATCGGCAACGCGGAGGCGATCGAGGGCGCGAAGCGCATCCGCCACCTCACCATCGCCCCGCTGCTCGCCGAGGCGATCAAGCGTATCGCCGACGAGACGAGCGTGTCGTCGCTGTTCGACTAA
- a CDS encoding pilus assembly protein PilZ, whose protein sequence is MDNAASLPIPGESEESRRALRKAVRMRAHLRDRGTTRFEIEVVDLSVTGFRAQTSFTLWPGTTVWLTLPGLAGLEAVVAWRDKYRYGCAFSKPLHPAVFDHIVALGNS, encoded by the coding sequence ATGGATAACGCTGCATCTCTTCCGATCCCGGGCGAAAGCGAAGAAAGCCGCCGTGCGCTGCGCAAGGCGGTGCGGATGCGCGCCCATCTGCGCGATCGTGGCACGACCCGCTTCGAGATCGAAGTGGTCGACCTGTCGGTGACGGGATTCCGCGCGCAGACGAGCTTCACGCTGTGGCCGGGCACGACGGTGTGGCTGACGCTGCCGGGGCTCGCCGGGTTGGAGGCGGTGGTCGCGTGGCGCGACAAGTACCGCTACGGCTGTGCGTTCTCCAAGCCACTGCACCCGGCGGTGTTCGACCACATCGTGGCACTCGGGAACAGCTGA
- a CDS encoding lysine--tRNA ligase — translation MTDDAAASIHDAAATPTDERRAAALESKAWPYEEARKLIKRWPDGKPNGEPMLFETGYGPSGLPHIGTFQEVLRTTMVRRAYEEMTGLPTRLVAFSDDMDGLRKVPDNVPNKELLAANLGKPLSRVPDPFGKFDSFAAHNNAMLRDFLDRFGFDYEFVSSTDYYASGRFDEKLRDVLRHYDKIMAVMLPTLRAERQATYSPVLPVSPTSGIVLQVPVEVVDAEAGIIRFTDTSVPGGETVEQSILGGKAKLQWKPDWGMRWAALGVDYEMYGKDLIDSGVLGGKIAQVLGGRKPEGLIYELFLDAKGEKISKSKGNGLSIEEWLTYGPDESIAFYIYREPKKAKSLHLGLIPRAIDDYWQFRANYAGQGWKERLGNPVHHVHSGDVPGETLPVTFGLLLNLVGVMGEGATSAQVWGYLANYLPDAAPEKHPELDRMIGYALAYHRDFIAPTLKRRAPEGIEIDALRRLDDDLAALSEDASAEDIQNVVYEIGKSTFGDAGGFAELRDWFKALYETLLGSSQGPRMGSFIRLYGVSNTRRLIAEALTAA, via the coding sequence ATGACCGACGACGCAGCCGCCAGCATTCACGACGCCGCAGCCACCCCGACGGACGAGCGCCGCGCCGCCGCGCTCGAATCCAAGGCCTGGCCGTACGAGGAAGCGCGCAAGCTCATCAAGCGCTGGCCAGATGGCAAGCCGAACGGCGAGCCGATGCTGTTCGAGACCGGCTACGGCCCCTCGGGCCTGCCGCACATCGGCACCTTCCAGGAAGTGCTGCGCACCACCATGGTCCGCCGCGCCTATGAGGAGATGACGGGGCTTCCGACGCGGCTGGTGGCGTTCAGCGACGATATGGACGGGCTGCGCAAGGTGCCCGACAACGTACCCAACAAGGAATTGCTGGCGGCGAACCTCGGCAAGCCGCTGTCGCGCGTCCCCGATCCGTTCGGCAAGTTCGACAGTTTCGCCGCGCACAACAACGCCATGCTGCGCGACTTCCTCGATCGCTTCGGCTTCGACTACGAATTCGTCTCGTCGACTGACTATTACGCGTCGGGCCGCTTCGACGAGAAGCTGCGCGACGTGCTGCGCCATTACGACAAGATCATGGCGGTCATGCTGCCGACCCTGCGCGCCGAACGGCAGGCGACCTATTCCCCCGTCCTCCCGGTCAGCCCGACGAGCGGCATCGTCCTCCAGGTGCCGGTCGAGGTGGTCGACGCCGAGGCCGGGATCATTCGCTTCACCGACACCTCCGTTCCGGGGGGCGAGACGGTCGAGCAGTCGATCCTCGGCGGCAAGGCCAAGCTGCAGTGGAAGCCCGACTGGGGCATGCGCTGGGCCGCACTCGGCGTCGATTATGAGATGTACGGTAAGGACCTGATCGATTCGGGCGTGCTCGGCGGCAAGATCGCGCAGGTGCTCGGCGGGCGTAAGCCCGAAGGGCTGATCTACGAGCTGTTCCTCGACGCCAAGGGCGAGAAGATCTCCAAGTCGAAGGGTAACGGCCTGTCGATCGAGGAGTGGCTGACCTACGGCCCCGACGAGAGCATCGCCTTCTACATCTATCGCGAGCCCAAGAAGGCCAAGTCGCTCCACCTCGGCCTGATCCCGCGCGCGATCGACGACTATTGGCAGTTCCGCGCCAATTACGCTGGGCAAGGCTGGAAGGAACGGCTCGGCAACCCGGTGCACCACGTCCACTCGGGCGACGTGCCCGGCGAGACGCTGCCGGTCACCTTCGGGCTGCTGCTTAACCTCGTCGGCGTGATGGGCGAAGGCGCGACCAGCGCGCAGGTGTGGGGCTATCTCGCCAATTACCTGCCCGACGCCGCGCCGGAGAAGCACCCCGAGCTCGATCGCATGATCGGCTACGCGCTCGCCTACCACCGCGACTTCATCGCGCCGACGCTCAAGCGCCGCGCGCCCGAGGGGATCGAGATCGACGCACTGCGCCGTCTCGACGACGATCTCGCCGCGCTCAGCGAAGACGCCTCGGCCGAGGACATCCAGAACGTTGTCTACGAGATCGGCAAGAGCACGTTCGGCGACGCGGGCGGCTTCGCCGAACTGCGCGACTGGTTCAAGGCGCTGTACGAAACGCTCCTCGGCTCGAGCCAGGGCCCGCGCATGGGCAGCTTCATCCGCCTCTACGGCGTCTCCAACACCCGCCGCCTCATCGCCGAGGCCCTAACGGCGGCGTAA
- a CDS encoding nitronate monooxygenase family protein yields the protein MRSLQHLGVTIPIVQAPMAGVSTPQLAAAVSEAGGLGSIGVGATDAAGARSMIDAVRARTRRAFNVNLFVHATPQRDAMRERRWIDALRPNFERYGASPPPVLRTIYTSFADDDTMFAMLLETAPPVISFHFGVPTKEKIAALKGAGCLLLASATSLDEARQIEAAGIDLVVAQGWEAGGHRGVFDPAARDDRLGTVALTRLLVTQTTLPVIAAGGIMDGAGVRAALSLGAAAAQLGTAFVACPESSADASYRAALFGEDAHHTIMTSAISGRPARCLANRFTRWGEATGLPAPDYPIAYDAGKALNAAARVAGEPGFGAHWAGQGAPLARSLPAAQLVEILWREALDATPLRDADE from the coding sequence ATGCGCTCGCTCCAGCATCTCGGTGTCACCATTCCCATTGTACAGGCTCCGATGGCGGGCGTTTCAACACCGCAATTGGCGGCTGCGGTGTCCGAGGCCGGCGGTCTGGGTTCGATCGGTGTCGGCGCGACCGATGCCGCCGGAGCGCGATCGATGATCGACGCCGTTCGCGCCCGAACCCGCCGCGCCTTCAACGTCAATCTCTTCGTCCATGCGACGCCGCAGCGCGATGCCATGCGCGAGCGGCGATGGATCGATGCGCTTCGGCCGAATTTCGAGCGCTACGGCGCGTCGCCGCCGCCGGTGTTGAGGACGATCTACACCAGCTTCGCCGATGACGACACGATGTTCGCGATGCTGCTGGAGACGGCGCCGCCGGTGATCAGTTTCCACTTCGGCGTGCCGACAAAGGAAAAGATCGCGGCGTTGAAGGGCGCCGGCTGCCTGTTGCTCGCCTCTGCTACCAGCCTCGATGAAGCGCGGCAGATCGAAGCGGCCGGCATCGATCTGGTCGTCGCGCAGGGGTGGGAGGCCGGCGGGCATCGCGGCGTGTTCGATCCTGCGGCGCGCGATGACCGGCTCGGCACAGTGGCGCTGACGCGGCTGCTCGTCACGCAAACGACCCTACCCGTCATCGCCGCGGGCGGGATCATGGATGGCGCCGGCGTCCGCGCGGCGCTCAGCCTCGGCGCCGCGGCCGCGCAGCTGGGCACCGCCTTCGTCGCGTGTCCGGAGAGCAGCGCCGACGCCAGCTATCGCGCGGCGCTGTTCGGGGAAGATGCGCATCACACGATCATGACGAGCGCTATATCGGGCCGGCCGGCGCGCTGCCTGGCGAACCGCTTTACCCGATGGGGGGAAGCGACCGGGCTTCCCGCGCCGGATTATCCAATCGCCTACGATGCGGGCAAGGCGCTGAACGCGGCGGCGCGCGTTGCCGGTGAGCCGGGGTTCGGCGCGCACTGGGCCGGCCAAGGCGCGCCGCTCGCGCGTTCGCTGCCTGCCGCGCAGCTGGTTGAGATCCTGTGGCGGGAGGCGTTGGACGCTACGCCGCTCCGGGATGCGGACGAGTGA
- a CDS encoding SOS response-associated peptidase family protein translates to MAPLEGFRITDPTIIIRGVEGAADRAECVTRRWSWPGAGGRPVYNYRSDGRSLVQGRCLIPVDAFFEFTAPADPKAKRKDKWAFRLVDHPWFCIAGLWRHDAAVGEAFTMLTCEPGPDIAPYHSRQVVVLGRDAWAAWLDPAVPSADLCRPLPAGSLSVEPAR, encoded by the coding sequence ATGGCACCGCTCGAGGGCTTCCGTATCACCGATCCGACGATCATCATTCGCGGCGTCGAGGGCGCCGCGGATCGGGCGGAATGCGTCACGCGCCGCTGGAGCTGGCCGGGTGCAGGCGGGCGGCCGGTCTACAATTATCGCTCGGACGGGCGCAGTCTCGTCCAGGGCCGCTGCCTGATCCCGGTCGACGCGTTCTTCGAGTTCACCGCGCCGGCCGATCCCAAGGCGAAGCGCAAGGACAAATGGGCCTTTCGCCTCGTCGATCATCCGTGGTTCTGCATCGCCGGCCTGTGGCGGCACGACGCGGCAGTCGGCGAAGCCTTCACCATGCTGACGTGCGAGCCCGGCCCCGACATCGCGCCCTATCATTCGCGCCAAGTCGTCGTGCTCGGCCGTGATGCCTGGGCAGCGTGGCTCGACCCGGCGGTGCCCTCAGCCGATCTGTGCCGGCCGCTGCCCGCGGGCAGCCTCTCGGTGGAGCCGGCGCGTTGA
- the nhaA gene encoding Na+/H+ antiporter NhaA — protein sequence MTRRRSALRAFLANEAAGGVVLIVAAILAMIVANLPATAEGYAHALHAEIGPILAPQLGSMTVHLWINDGLMALFFLLVGLEIKREFVDGRLAQADQRRLPFLAAAAGMAVPALVFLAIVGDAPQLQRGWAIPAATDIAFAVGIMAMLGSRVPSALKLLLTTVAIVDDMGAVAIIALAYTDQISAVALAGAGLATIVLYVMNRRGVMALWPYLLVGAALWLFVLRSGVHATIAGVVTAAFVPIVRTPGAPDAAHSPLHRLEHALHPWVAFAIVPLFAFANAGVALGGTGWAIVGEPLVLAVAAGLFFGKQIGIFGMIWGAARLGIAKPPHRVSWAQLYGMALLAGIGFTMSLFIGTLAFPLDPALVEEVKVGVLAGSIASALAGAIVLALAKSASRAS from the coding sequence TTGACGCGGCGCCGCTCCGCGCTGCGCGCGTTCCTCGCCAACGAGGCCGCCGGCGGCGTCGTCCTGATCGTCGCCGCGATCCTCGCGATGATCGTCGCCAACCTGCCCGCGACGGCAGAGGGCTATGCGCACGCGCTCCATGCCGAAATCGGTCCGATCCTAGCGCCGCAGCTCGGCTCGATGACGGTCCACCTGTGGATCAACGACGGGCTGATGGCGCTGTTCTTCCTGCTCGTCGGGCTGGAGATCAAGCGCGAGTTCGTCGACGGACGGCTGGCACAGGCGGATCAGCGCCGCCTGCCCTTCCTCGCCGCCGCCGCCGGCATGGCAGTCCCCGCGCTCGTCTTCCTAGCGATCGTCGGCGACGCGCCGCAGCTGCAGCGCGGCTGGGCGATCCCCGCGGCGACCGATATCGCCTTCGCCGTCGGCATCATGGCGATGCTCGGCTCGCGCGTTCCCTCCGCGCTGAAGCTGCTGCTGACGACGGTGGCGATCGTCGACGATATGGGCGCCGTCGCGATCATTGCGCTCGCTTATACCGATCAGATCAGCGCGGTCGCGCTCGCCGGTGCGGGGCTCGCCACGATCGTCCTCTACGTCATGAACCGGCGGGGGGTGATGGCGTTGTGGCCGTATCTGCTCGTCGGCGCCGCATTGTGGCTGTTCGTGCTGCGATCGGGCGTCCATGCGACGATCGCGGGCGTCGTCACCGCCGCCTTCGTGCCCATCGTTCGCACGCCGGGTGCGCCCGACGCCGCGCACTCGCCGCTCCACCGCCTCGAACACGCGCTTCACCCGTGGGTCGCCTTCGCGATCGTGCCGCTGTTTGCGTTCGCCAATGCCGGCGTCGCGCTGGGCGGCACGGGGTGGGCGATCGTCGGCGAGCCGCTCGTGCTGGCGGTGGCGGCAGGGCTTTTCTTCGGCAAGCAGATCGGCATTTTCGGCATGATCTGGGGCGCCGCGCGACTCGGCATCGCCAAGCCGCCGCACCGCGTCAGCTGGGCGCAGCTCTACGGCATGGCGCTGCTCGCCGGGATCGGCTTCACGATGAGCCTGTTCATCGGCACGCTCGCCTTTCCCCTCGACCCCGCGCTGGTCGAGGAAGTGAAGGTCGGCGTGCTCGCCGGCTCGATCGCTTCGGCGCTCGCCGGCGCGATCGTCCTCGCGCTCGCGAAGTCCGCGAGCCGGGCGTCGTGA